CTAGCTGATTGTTGTATCTGCTACTAAAGCATTGGGTCGGTGTGTCTACAAGTTTGTCTTTACAAGCCACCGGAACAGCTTAACCATTATGCCTTTGTTACTGAAGTTTCCCGCAGTCCACAGCGTGCGTACGAGGGACGTTCAATAATGGTTACCCCTCACCCACTTCCTCTGGACTGAGGAGCACTAAAGTTGGCACACCTCTATTTGTTTCTCTGCGCACGCATCTGTCATTGCTTTATGCTGCTGTAAATACTGCTCTTGTAGAAGTCCTGAGGTTGGCTTTTGAGTCATGGCTTCACTTCGACGATGAGCATGTCACCATCAGGAAGGTTGACTATTATTCAAAAAAATATCTTGCTTGACGTACAAAGGGAGAAATTTGAGGACacaaagtgggggggggggggtgaatgggGGATATGACAAAGAATTTCACACTCACAGGAGCTTGCTTCCATTTGTGTAACATGCGAGTTGCGAGCAGGAGCACTGGTTTGCAAGAGCAGAATGCCTATTGACAGAATGCCACGTCTGCTTAAATTGCTGGCTTCTCCTAATTTTGTCAGGAAGATGTAGGCTCTGATTGCGGTGGCCCCTTTCAGCAGGAATCTGTCATCACCATTCATTGCTGATCGCAAAACAACCTGGCAACACCACCTTGCAAGCTGAAGTTTGCACGCGCGTAGTTTGAGGAGTCGCGGTGCTTTCATTCTTTAGATTCACATTTACTTTCTAGGTGACAATGTTGAACCCATATTCCATCCCGTGCAACCAATGTGGCCTAAATGAGACCTTTGTTTTTAAGGCACCAggattctgtaagagtccacctaaaggaatgtccatttcggctgctgctgatgtgCTGATAGGATGAAAGCTGTGCGAGCGAGGAAGAGACGAGCAGACCCAACCAATCAGCGGTGGTTAAAATgggcagtccactaggtggactcttacagaataccccttggtctagagagagagagagagaataatgcagagaaaggcagggaggttaaccagaggtagttccggttggctaccctgcgcagggggaagggttaagggggataaaaagagaaacagagtgaaagggggagatagaaagaaagggagacaagcacgaacaaagcgcgtacactacagagcggtagggggcggcattcttagagtctgtcgtgaagccccgtagaccgcaagaaccttaatagcgcgagtaaggtcTTCAatgcggatgttctttgggagcattggcctaaagcttttagttctgaaagtgggcgattgtccaactggtccagtactctgcacatcacttgtctctcagcactgtatcgcgggcagacagagataatgtgtgcgagcgtctcgtcgatgttacatgtgtcgcacgtggggctgttggccattcctatgaggaaagcatatgagtttgtaaaggcaacgcctagccacagacggtagagcatggtttgttcacgttgtggtaatccaggtgggaggtgcatccgtatgtccggagacaacgaacgcaaccgacacatggtgaataCATTttagtcccacaggggcaaagtacactcatgggacatcaatcgcagctcagccgcagcgtctgttcgcgaaagcggaatgaagactcgttgaccactttcatgtgcagatcgggcggcttcgtcggcgtggtcattcccgctgatgttacaatgtcctggaagccactgaaagattatgttatgtcccttgtcatagctttgatgatatatgtgccgaatttctaaaggccagttgttcattgggtccatggcgcattgggcttcgtatgcactgaagggctgccttggagtcactaaagactgtccattgttgcggtggcttctgcttaatgaaatcaagtgcagcacggagcgccgtgagttctgcacccgtcgatgtggtcacacatgaagttctaaAGTTCACAGCTGCAGGTTGCTCGGCTTTCCTCGTGAAAACAGAAGGCAATCTTGGAACCCGATGCGCTGACACCTATCGAACGGGCAGATGTTTCTGAATAATATTTTATATAAAAGACCCTACACTGATCCCGACCCCTTCAGCTAGTGCTGTAAATGCGATGCGGCGATATTACATTATAGCAGCTTCCATTTTTGTGGCAGCGTCCCTATAAATGAATGAGTAAGGTCGACTAGGAATCGGTGCCGTTTGAACCGAGTTCCTTTCACATTGGAATTGCCGATTCCAGTACTTAGCGACGTCATACGACAGGGCATTTGTTTCATACACTGTCGTCGCTATTAGAAAATTTGTTAACTTGTATTGCCtttgagaaagaaaagaaaactaataaCTACCCGGTGCTTCACTTGATCCATGCTCCCACAATGTTCAGCTTCAGATCTGTACAAGGCCATTACCTATAAGAGCTGGATGTTTTTTCTGACCTATAGATATGCACATATAACACTTTGTGAAATTTATTGTATGCATGCCTAACTGAAATGGGTCAGGGGAAATCTTCTTTTGGAACGCCTCTCGGATATGAATTTTCCTAGTGGAAGCAACAATTTctttaagaaaagaaaagatactAATAATTTCTGCAATTGAAATTGGCCCGCTGGCGCGATTGAGTTTTATATCCTACGCATCTTTAAACCATGTTTCTTGATGGTTTTAGGCTGAGGTACGTGCGTTCAATATGAAGGTGTTCGGCGAAAACAAATCCGCTCATGGCATATCAATATTAGCGTACCGATGGGTAAAACGTACAGCTGGTGCCCTGAGAATGCGTTTCAGCGCAAAATGGTTGATCTTTCAAAAGTGACAGAATCATTCGTCTGAGCGAAAACTTAGTATACTAAACTTTCGCTTTGTCATTAAGAACGACGTGTTAGCACCACAGTTTGGTAGCATCCTGCCCAATGCTTACGATTTGTGAAAAAGCTGCTGGTTTCGCGTTTCTGATTCTCGCGCTGCTGCCACATTGCCTTCCGCCTTTTTAGCGCTTTatcacatttatttttcttcgtcAAAGTTTTGTAGTCTTTCTTGAATTACGTGCCAACATATTGACATTCGTCACTGAAGTCCACTTGATATCCTACGCGCAACGGCTTGTAAAAGGTTACACAGTATAGGTCCTCGTACACTCGCATCGTCCCCAGGCCTCACAACTGGCGCACCGATCCCATGAACAAAAGCACGTCTGGCTCTATGCTCCTGATCAGAAACATGAAGGGATGGTTAACGACGAAAGGTGTCACTCGAACTCGCGAAGCGATGGTAGTCCCGACCGCAGCTGCCGCCGTAGCAGTGCCTCCCTCGTCTACTTCGAGCAACACCTTGTGTACCAGGTCAGACAAGTGCGTCATTACTTCCTCGAAGATTCCCGACAGGTCTCCTTCGTCTTCCTCGAACAGGTATTTAACGCCCATAGCCCTGAGCGGGTCCTTCATGGACTGACCTGCCTCGAGCTTGAACTTGGGAACTGTCAACTGCACGTCATTGTCCATGGTGAGATTTGCGAGCAGCGACACTAGGCTGGACTCCGACAATTTCTCCTCCAAGAGAGACAGTCCTTCCACGTCGTCTGGGAGGATGATTACCATCGAACATTTGCCTCCTTTGTATAGCATTTCCACAGCTCTGGACTTCAATTCCTCAGAACGGCCGACCTTGAACCTTCCCACCTGGCTCATCATTTTCATTGTAACGCTCTTGTTGGAGTCCAGATGGAACGTCTGTGGCTTCGCAAGCGTCTTCTCGAAGGGGAATTCCCAAAAACCCTCAAAGTGAATGGCGTTCATCAGGACCAGAACGGTCGTGGCGTTGACGCTTCCGGGAGGCAGCAAATCCTTGATATTGTGTGCGGTGTGCTTCGAGACCCAGGCGTTGGCTTCGTCGCGAACGCCTTCGGCTCTCTCCTTGAAGTCCACCAACCGCACGGAGGTGTTGTAGTATTCCTCCAGAAGCGACGTGTACTCTTCCCGGACCTTGTACCGATAGTCGCATAGCATTCGGCTCGCCATGTCGAAAGTGACGTCTGGAGCGTAACTTGCTACAACACTGAGAAACTTCTTGAAGGGCTCGTGTAAGTCTAGATAGTACTGGAAGATGTCGGAGATTTCGCGTGCGGTTATTCTGCGGCCGCCGTCACGAATCACGGAAAGTGCGATGCCTAGGCTGTACGGTGAGAAGAGAACATTGTCGTCGTTGTGCTCGGAATGTAGTTGGGCGTATAGGCTGAGGGAGAGCTTCAGCAGACAGGCACCGAGCACTTGTGACGGAGTCATGGCCTGACAGTTTCTGGAAATAAACACGCGTGCAGAAAAAACACGTTAACGCTCGAAACTGAACTTGATAATATTTGCTTTGACGCAATAGAATTCAAGAAACTTTTTCAACACGAAGAGTAACAAAcaatgaccttcgtgctgcctctagcttcaacacgaactaagcggtgagaccagagcgcacacgaagctatgagccccCGGCGTACCTAGACTCTGTACTGATCACATATCGCTTTCgggatagggcccgcgcggccatgTTCAGGCGCACCCTACGCAGTCGCCACCGCAATAGAACACAGGTGACaccgccgtgtgtcagccggccaTGTGTTTTTTTGTGCACGGGGCCTGGACGacgaaggggagggggggagattATCTGCTTACACATTACGGCGACGCAAACGTCACTGACACCGACACCGACGTAAATGCGCCTACAGTCTCCGTATGATTGCTATAcgaataatgataataatattgCTACATGCATGTGGTATTGGATTGTTTGAATGAGGCTTGTGGGTGCCACCACTCGGGGAAAGAGGAGGATATTAATAATCAGCAGAAAATGAGGCTTAGCAAATCCACAACGGGCTTGTCTGTCAATCTGGGAGGCGAACTGCGAGCAATCGCGTATTAAGATTTTCATGTGAAACAGGAGTTTGTAGAGGAGCCTGATAAGAGTAGCATAAATCGagctaaaataaataaaactgggGTTCAGCATTCCTCAGAAAAGCAACTTCGTAAAAAGGTAGCAGCTGTTTCATTAATTCACACTATCTCGCTCAAATTTATCGCGAGAAACTTATAAAAGAGCAAGAAATAGATATATAAAAGAGCAAGAAATAGATAACCGATGCGGTTATTCAATGAAATACAACTACCCGATTCACTCTATTACATGTCACGGCCTTATTAAGGCGTTATTGTACTGAGTAGCCATTCCTTGACGACAAAAGCCCTGTGTTGCTATCACAGGTGTACAAAATAATTTCTGATTTGCGCTACATTTATAAGTATTTCGTTGAAGATATCACAAATATAACACTGACGCATTCGCTTGCACTACTTAAGGGCAGAAGGTTGTGCTCTATGTGGCCGCTGAGCGAGGTAGAACATCATAAAACGGTGAACACAGCACTGTCTTACAAGTGTAATTTATGTCACAAGACAGGTATGAATTGGCACTTAGAACGCTCTGAATATAGCGGCATTTTCATGAAGGTCAAACTTCTATTCCATAACTTTTGAAGCGGAACACCATACTGAATTGAACCTGTTGTGTCAGCGACGCCGTAGACGAAGCCAATGGCCATGAAAGTACTGCTGGAACGCAAGACACATGCGTAGAAAACTGTTTTAATGCGAAGTATTAATATAAAGCTCTCAGGAGGATCACGCAAGATGATATTTAATATTTTGGTCCACCTTAAAGAATcaactttctgaaaaaaaaaacagtgtgatAGGCCTAAACTAAGCCCAATAATATCTATCGTATACAAACATCATAAGGGTATACGCCATACGTAACTACTGAAATTTTAAAGAAAACCCAATTGCACAACCGAGTCTTAGTTTTACGACGAGTATGGAGTGATAAGCTAACTTGGGAGTTTGAAAATAGCCAATCTGTGTTATTTATCTAGTAATGATGCATTTGGAATGAGTAAAAGGACCATATGACAATCTTGCGGTCTTGGGTTCTATGGGCGGAAAGGCTACATCACCCGCAAAATCCGAAGCTACGCCCCGCCCCCTTGAGGTTAGAGGCGCAGCTATCGCGAAGCTGGCGCGCACCTGGTGCCGAGGCGCGCGCTCCTTTGTGCAGTGATTGGACAacgggagaggaggaggaggaggaggagggcagaaGTGGGTTATATCAACCCCGGCGCTGCTCGCCACCCTCCACAGTTGCTCCTGCTCTCGGACTGAAGACACACCATGACGAAAAGCAGTGCATAGCGAGTTCACATAGGGGATACCGTTTGAGCCCTTCCATACGTTGTTTCGGTCATTTAAAGTAAAGAGCCACTACATAATGCTTCGCGTCACGATAATTCCTCTTAAGATGGTTTTCATGTTATTTTCATACGTAACTGCGTATCGTATTTCGTACGATGTTCTGAACACTCGGCAAGGTCTCTGGGAAATATAGCGAACAAGAGAACTGCAGCCTGGGTCAGTATACACATGCAACAGGTGGCATTTCACAGAACACGCATGAAAACGCTAATGTAATTGCTGACAGTGCAAAACCATTGGTGATAGCTGCGTGCACAAGCCTTTTTGTGTGTTGCGTGTCAAGAATGGCGTAAAGTTGTGCGAGTTTGTGACCATTAATGATTTGAAAAAGCAGGCGCTAGCGAAAAAATAACAAGACATAAAAGCAACTAAAAGACCAATTTAAACGCCTGCAATGGTGGTGTTCTTTCGTTTCTACTATGTCCGTACTTTTTACGCTTTCTTTTCCGAATCATGAATTGTTAGTTGCGACTTGTTTGTATCCTGGTTTTGGTTTAGGTAATCGTTTAGGGGAATTATCTTCGTCTACTGGAATAATATAGGAGAATAGACATGACATTAATATATGTATAGCAAAGGACTTGTTATGAAGACAAATTATGAGAAATCCTTCACATGTTTTGAGCCAAGCCATGTTGAAGCCGAACCTTATTTTCAATATTCCGAGGTATCCACGGTTTCTTAGCGGCCATTATTAAACTCGCCTAGGTAGTGGCGCCAGAGTGGGCTCAGGACAGTGTTGGAGGAAACTCGTTGCTTCCTATATCCGCTAACCCTCCCTTCAGTAGGATTAGTCACCCACTCATCAGTTGTACTATAATACACAAGAGGGACAGTGTTATAATCTTGCTCCCCGTAGCTCTCATTGTTAGTGCCACAGCGATAAGCTTGACAATAGTTGCACGCGCAGAGTCACGCATCTCCCACGATACGCCCACCTCTCTCCACGCACTTATTCGAACGAGGCCCCTTTTCCACAGAGCTGATATTGCTCCTCCAAAGTGAAATTGCGGTCACCGCTTATCTCACCTCTTGGCTGCGCAAAACAACCAAAATTCCTTTGCGTACGCGGTTAGGTAGCTCATGTACGACGACGGAGAGCCAATAAGCGTGGGGAGTGGACCATCGGTCGCCCAGCGGCCGCAGTACGGCTGCCTGTACCAGGCCGTGCGCAGAATGAAGGCGTAAAAAAATGTTAAAGCCATCCCAATGACATACAACGGGCAAAAATAGTGGAGAGCATCTATCTgtcggtgttgggctgctgagcaccatgtcacgggatcgaatcccggccacggcggccgcatttcgatgggggcgaaatgcggaaacacccgtgtacttagatataggtgcacgttaaagaaccccaggtggttgaaatttccggagcccttccCTAGGGCGTccttcataatcaggaagtggtttggcacgtaaaaccccctaatatctatctatctatctatctatctatctatctatctatctatctatctatctatctatctatctatctatctatctatctatctatctatctatctatctatctatctatctatctatctatctatctatctatctatctatctatctatctatctatctatgagaCATTACCCAAGTTGACTACCTTCTCGGGACGCTAAGTAAGTGCTCttggtcgtgatgccatcatgCTCGTTGCATCGCCGCCATTCAAGCTTTCGTCAAAGTTATCTAATACTTCGGCCACTGGGTATGTAATCGGGGTCCTGATACCGACGTGGTCGTTGCATTGCCGGCAATCTGGCCCTGTCGCCCGACTCTTATTGAGCCGCAGTCATCGCGATATCGTCACACAGGCGTCATTACGTGGTTGTTTTATCATtgtgatcacttcagtaacgtGATCTCATTGTCGTAACGACGTTCTCGTCAAACCACTTACATCGTTCCATTGACGTCAACCTGTCTTCGTCATTGtattgtaatcatactgtcgtcattaTATCGTAACTATGCCTCCTTTGTCATGCCGTTATCTTCAAACAGTCGCTACCGTAACTTCCTTGTCAGATGGTCGTCATAATGCCGTCGTGACTGTGCCGTCaccgtcactccagcttcgtaaACCGACTCTCGTCAATGCTGTTGTCggcacgccatcatcgtcatacaggtTCCGTGATGCGGTCGTCGTAAACGCCATTGCAACCATACACTCGTCGTGCTGAAATTGTCATGATGCCGTCGTCATGGTATCATCGTCGCCgcattgtcgtcatacactcgtcgtcatagCGTTGTCATGCCAGCGTCATCAAGCTGTCGTTTCACCATCATCAGCACTTTAGCATGACGATACCGCTGCCGTCATGCCTTCATCTTCACACCACTTTCGTCAATTCATCGACTTCATTCATTGTTCATCATTCTGTCGTAGTTAAGCTGTGATTCTTCAATCGTGACTATTCTATatttgtcatgccatcatcgtcactaaGCCCTCGTCACACGGACGCGGTCACGCTTCCGTTGTCATAACACTGTCGTCATGCCATTTTTGTCGTGGCATCGTCGCCATTCccgcttcttcatccggttgGCGCCACACGTACCGACGtcgtcatgtcatcatcatcatattgtcGTTGTCATGACAGTGCCCTCATGTCGCCGTCGTCCCGTTGTCGTTCCAACACCATCTTCGTAATTTAAGAATTGACACCTCATTGTCGTGAGGCCGCCGTCGATATACGCCTTTGCGGTGCCATCAATATCCTTCGTGCCTTGTCATTCCAACGTTACACCGTCAGCGTAACACACTCTTCGTCATGTCTTTATGCTCGTGGGTGattttggcaagcgagtgccataccAAAGTGGGACGATATCAGAGTATGCGGCATGTAGCCGAACCAACAAAATTATCAGAATTACCACGAGACGCGTTAAGTAGATCGGAATTCGGGGATATGATCTGTGGCCACATTTCTCTATTGCTATTGGCATTACCGT
The sequence above is drawn from the Dermacentor andersoni chromosome 7, qqDerAnde1_hic_scaffold, whole genome shotgun sequence genome and encodes:
- the LOC126534813 gene encoding uncharacterized protein — translated: MTTSALGVCLLKLAIDLYAQLHSLNKEDNIAYSTYSVGSALSMALAGARGDTATELSAVLHVTESDKIHDQFRQLLRELPYSWYSNASFQLANLMYTERELKVRIEFDALLEAYFRGRIKSVDFKKNPESVRKDVNDWVFRVTYSKIKELLPPGSVTEDTAFIIANAIYFKSMWENQFHKRDTKKQAFHLDPGNSAQVEMMFKSEAPFKVGQSKELKATLVEIPYTGGNFSMIILVPDEVQGLSFLEGQLSESPLRSALESLAMKGNVELTLPKFKLEYSASLKEALSALGAKKLFSDSADFSGIFENGTASVSQVFHKAFIQVDEEGTEPAKATEEAGMGSGGPSSKPGTRVVVDRPFMFLIRKNEGNVILFMGSVRKNCQAMTPSQVLGACLLKLSLSLYAQLHSEHNDDNVLFSPYSLGIALSVIRDGGRRITAREISDIFQYYLDLHEPFKKFLSVVASYAPDVTFDMASRMLCDYRYKVREEYTSLLEEYYNTSVRLVDFKERAEGVRDEANAWVSKHTAHNIKDLLPPGSVNATTVLVLMNAIHFEGFWEFPFEKTLAKPQTFHLDSNKSVTMKMMSQVGRFKVGRSEELKSRAVEMLYKGGKCSMVIILPDDVEGLSLLEEKLSESSLVSLLANLTMDNDVQLTVPKFKLEAGQSMKDPLRAMGVKYLFEEDEGDLSGIFEEVMTHLSDLVHKVLLEVDEGGTATAAAAVGTTIASRVRVTPFVVNHPFMFLIRSIEPDVLLFMGSVRQL